ACGGGCGTTGCCGAGCACGACTCCGCCTGACCCCGGTGATCTCCGCCGGGCGCGGCTGCCGCCGCAAAAGGATTCGGCTGCACCAGGTCAGCCGAGTGAGCGGCCGCCGTCGACCAGGAGTCGCTGGCCGGTGATGAAGCCCGCCTCCTCCGACGCGAAGAAACTCACCGCCGCCGCGACGTCCTCCGGGGTGCCCAGGCGGCCCGCCGGGACCGAGGCCCGGTACTCCTCCCGCTCGGCCGCCGGGACGTCCGCGTGCCGCTCCACCGGGACGAACCCCGGTGCGACCGTGTTGACCGTGATGCCGTCCGGGGCGAGTTCGCGTGCCCACGCCCGGGCCAGGCCGATCTGGGCGCTCTTGGCCGTCGCGTACGCCGAACGGCCGGGCGGGGGACGGTCCGCGACCTCCGAATCCACGTGCACGATGCGCCCGTAGCCGCGGGCGCGCATCCCGGGCAGCACCGCGTGCCCGAGCAGCACCGGCGACCGGACGAAGAAGTCCAGCTGCGCCAGGTGGTCCGGCCAGTCCACTTGGGACACCGGCGCGTCGGGCTGCGGGCCGGTGGCGTTGACCACCAGCACGCCGATCGGGCCCAGCAGCGTCGTGACGGCGTCGATCAGCTCGCCGACCTGACGCCGGTCTGTCACGTCCGCCGCGAACGCCGCCGCCCGGCCGCCTTCGGCGAGGATTCCCTCCGCGGCGGTCTTCAGGTCGGGGTCGTCGTGGAGGCCGTTGACCGCGACGGCGAACCCGTCGCGGGCCAGCCGTCGTGCGATCACCCGGCCCAGGCCGCGGGAACTGCCGGTCACCAGTGCGACACCCATGGACGCCGACGCTACGGAACTCGGCGGATCACGACAACCCCGCTCGATCGGGTGAACACAGGCAGGGACGAAAAAGCGGGTGAGTGCGACGCCGCCGCACTCACCCGCTTCCGGTCCTGCGAACTCAGACTCCGCGACCGCTGGCCAGGTCCGTCTCCGCCACGATCGACGAGGGAGCCGCGTCGAGGGGCTTGGCTCCGCGAGGCGCCTTCTTCCGCCGCGACAGCTTGCGCTCCAGGTACGACGCGAGCCGCGTCAGCAGCAGGTTGAAGACGATGAAGATGATCGCGATGACGATCAGCGTCGGGATCGTGTTGTTGAAGTTGCCGGTGATCGGGCCGGACCCGCGGATCAGCTCGTCGTAGCCGATGGTCAGCTGGCCGGCCAGCGCGGTGTCCTTCAGGATCACGACCAGCTGGCTCACCAGCGCCGGCAGCATCAGCGTGACAGCCTGGGGCAGCAGGACGTTCGTCATCGTCTGCGTCTTGCGCAGGCCCAGCGCGGAGGAAGCCTCGGTCTGGCCCTTGGGCAGGGCCAGGATGCCCGCCCGGAACACCTCGGCCATGACCGAGCCGTTGTAGAGCACCAGGCCGGTCACCGCCGCGAACAGCGGACGCGTGTCCGCCTCGAGCCCGGTGTAGTAGGCGTAGAACGACGCCGCGAACACCATCAGCAGCAGGACCGGGATCGCGCGGAAGAACTCCACCACGGCCGCGGCCGGGATCCGCACCCACTTGTGCTCGGACATCCGCCCGATGCCGAGCAGCGCGCCGATCGGCAACGCGATCACGATCGACAGCGCCGCCGCCTTGAGCGTGTTCAGCAGGCCGGGCAGCAGGAACTGGGTCCACGTCGACCCTTCGACGAACGGCTTCCAGAGCGCACCCGCCCACTGGCCCTTTTCGTCGAAACCGCGGTAGACGAAGTACGCCACGAGCAGAAGTACCAGCACGAACAGGACCGTGTAGATCCAGTTGCGGGCGCGGGCCTTCGGACCGGGGGCGTCGTAGAGAACGGACTGGGTGCTCATCGCTTGACCTCGACCTTCTTGGCCACCCAGCCCAGGATCAGGCCGAGCGGCAGCACCAGTGCCACGAACACCGCGGCGAACACCAGGAAGACCAGGAACAGCGAGTCGGACTCGTTTTCGACCATGGTCGACATCAGCGCCGCCGCCTCGGCCACGCTGATCACCGCGGCGACCGTCGTGTTCTTCAGGAGGGCGATCAGGACGTTCGCCAGGGGGGCGATCACCGAGCGGAACGCCTGGGGCAGCACGATCAGGCGCAGCACCTGGACGAAGTTCAGGCCGAGCGCGCGGGCCGCTTCCGCCTGGCCGACGGGCACCGTGTTGATGCCCGAGCGCAGGGACTCGCACACGAACGTCGCCGTGTAGACCACGAACCCGAGGATCGCCAGGCGGAACGCGTTGTCGGCCAGCGAAGTCGACGAGTTCGCCGAGGCCAGGTTGATGCCCAGCGTCGAGGACAGCCCCAGCGAGGTGAAGACGATGATCACCGTCAACGGGGTGTTCCGGAAGATGTTCACGTACACCGTGGCGAACCCGCGCATGATCGGGACCGGGCTGACGCGCATCGCGACGAGGATGGTCCCCCAGATGAGTGCCCCGATCGCCGAGAAGAACGTGAGCTTGATCGTCATCCAGAACGCGTCGACGAGGTGGTAATCAGGATTGCTGAGGAAATCGAACACTTGTTGTCCAACCTGGCCTCGGTATGGGAACGGTGCGCCGCTTGCACGGCGCACCGTCCGACTTCAGGAACCGATCCGGATTTCGGGGGCTCCGGTTGTCACATTGTCACGGGGCGATCGCCGGCGCGGCCGGGATCTTGTAGCCCGACGGGCCGACGTTGGTCTGCAGTGCCTTCTCCCACGAGCCGTCCTGCTCCATCGCCTCGATGGCCTTGTTGATCGCGGCCTTGCTGTCCGCGTCGTCCTTCTTCAGGCCCACGCCGTACTTCTCGTCCGTGAAGCCCTTGCCGACCAGCTTGAGCTTGCCGGGCTGCTGCGCGGCGTAACCGGCGAGGATGACGTCGTCGGTGGTCATCGCGTCCACGGTGCCGTTGAGGAGCGAGGTCACGCAGTCGGTGTACTTGCCCACCTCCTGCAGCTGCACCTCCTTGGCGTACTTCGTCTTGACGTTCTGCGCCGGGGTGGAGCCCTTGACCGAGCACAGCTTCTTGTTGCCGGTCAGCGACTCGGGGCCGGTGATGTCGGTGTTGTCCGACCGGACCAGCAGGTCCTGGTGCGCGACGAAGTACGGGCCGCCGAAGGACACTTCGTTCTTGCGCTTGTCGGTGATCGAGTAGGTGGCGACGATGAAGTCGACCTCACCCTTCTTGATCAGGTCCTCGCGCTGCGCGGACTGCGCTTCCTTCCAGGTGATCCCCGACTCGTCCACGCCGAGCTGCTTCGCGATGTACTTCGCGACGTCGACGTCGAAGCCGGCGTAGGTGCCGTCCGGCTTCTTCAGGCCGAGGCCCGGCTGGTCGAACTTGATACCGATGGTCAGCTTCTTGTTGTCCTTGGCCCGCTGGACCAGGTTCTTGTCGCCGCTCGCGCCGTTGCTGCCGGACCCGCCGCCGCAGGCCGTCAGCGCCAGCCCGGCGGCCATCACGATCGCGCCCGTCTGCAGAACTCGACTCAACCGCATCGTCTCTCAGGTTTCCTTCCGAATCTGTTCCGGCCTGGGCCGGTGCGAAGCACTCAGTGGGTCAAGATCTTGCCGAGGAAGTCCTTCGCGCGCTCGCTCTTCGGCGCGGTGAAGAAGGCTTCCGGCGTCGTGTCCTCGACGATCTCGCCGTCGGCCATGAAGATCACCCGATCGGCTGCCCGCCGGGCGAAGCCCATCTCGTGGGTGACGACGAGCATCGTCATGCCGTCCTTGGCCAGGCCCGTCATCACGTCGAGGACCTCCTGGACCATCTCCGGGTCCAGCGCCGAGGTCGGCTCGTCGAACAGCATGACCTTGGGCCGCATCGCCAGCGCCCGCGCGATGGCGACGCGCTGCTGCTGGCCGCCCGAAAGCTGCGCCGGGTACTTGTCGGCCTGGTTGGCGATGCCGACGCGCTCCAGCAGCTCCATCGCCGTCTTGCGCGCTTCGGCCTGGCCGAGCTTGCGGACCTTCATCGGCGCGAGCATGACGTTCTCGACGATGGTCTTGTGCGCGAACAGGTTGAACGACTGGAACACCATGCCGACGTCGGCCCGCAGCGACGCCAGGGCCTTGCCCTCGGCGGGCAGCGGGACGCCGTCGACGGCGATCTCGCCCGAGTTGATCGGCTCCAGCCGGTTGATCGCCCGGCACAGGGTCGACTTGCCCGACCCCGACGGGCCCAGCACCACGACGACCTGGCCGCGAGGCACCTCGAGCGTGATCTCCCTGAGCACGTGCAGGTCGCCGAAGTACTTGTTCACGGCGGACGCCTTGATCATCGGCGCCGCCACCTCCGCGGTCATCTGGCCTCCCGGGTCGTTCGTGCAAATCGGGCATGGGTCACCACGCGATGGCGAGAACCTACCGTTGTCGTACCGGCTGGCAAGGCCGCTTGAGCAATACTTAGGGTTTCAACTGAGTATCGATGTCCTTTTTGGGGGGTGTCCACCCGAAGTCACGGGGAGTGACCGTCCGGGTGGCCGGTGCGGGGCCCGCCCGGACGTCCTAGAGTTCGCGCTACCGGCCGGTGGAGCAGGTCACCATGGGAGGCGGACGGGTGCGGGTGCTGCTGGTGGAGGACGACGACCGGGTCGCGGGTGCGCTCATCCCGGCGCTGACCCGCCGCGGCCTGGCGATCGCCCGGCTGGCCACCGGCGCCGGCGTCCTCGACCGGGTGCACGAGGTCGACGTCGTCCTGCTCGACCTCGGCCTGCCCGACATCGACGGCGTCACGCTCTGCCGCCAGATCCGGGCCGTCAGTGACGTCGCGATCATCGTCGTGTCGGCGCGCGGCGAGGTCGACGACCGGATCCAGGGCCTGCGCGCGGGCGCCGACGACTACCTCGTCAAGCCCTACGACGTCGAGGAGCTGATGGCCAGGGTCGAAGCCGTGCGCCGCCGCCGCGGGGAGCACCCGGCCGCCGAGCCGGTGGTGATCCGCGTCGGGGACGTCAGCGTCGACCTGTCCCGGCACGAGGTGCTGGTCGACGGGCGGACGGTCGCGTTGTCGCGCAAGGAGTTCCAGGTGCTCGCGCTGGTGGCGGGCGCCCGCGGCGCGGTGTGTTCGCGTGAGCACGTGCTCACCGAGGTGTGGGGGCACCGCGGGCCGGCCGAGAGCCGTTCACTGGACGTCCACGTCGCGACGCTGCGGACGAAGCTGGGCCGCCCGGCGCTGATCGAGACGGTCCGCGGAGTCGGGTACCGGCTCGGCGGCCAGGTCGCCCGGAGCTGAGGGCCGTGCGCGTCCGGTTGCAGGGCATCGTGCTGACGCTGGTCGCGTTGCTCGTCTTCGGCCTGGGCATCCCGCTGGCCATCACGATCGCCGCCGGGGCGCAGCAGAAGCTGTTCCTCGACCGGCTGACCGACACCGCCCGGTTCGCGTCGCTGGCGCAGCGGCCGCTGCTGGACAACAAGCCGAGGCTGATCGAGCCCGACCTGCACCGCTACACCGAGGTGTACAGCGTCCAGGTGCTGGTCTTCGACCAGGACGGCAAGCAGGTGGCCAGCTCGGTGGGGCCGAACGGCGCGCGGCTCGACAGCCACGCCGAACGGATCGACGGGCCGGTCCACGAGGCACTGGCCGGGCGCCGCTCGCAGCCCGGTGGCGTGCTGATGCCGTGGGACGCCACGCCGCTGGTGCTCGCCGAACCGGTGCTCGCCGACGGCGAGGTGCACGGCGCGGTGGTGACCGTGTCCGACACCGGGAGCGAGCGGGCCGACGTGCTGTGGTGGTGGCTGCTGCTCGCCGCGGGCGGGATCCTCGCGTTCACCCTCGCCCTGGCCGTGGCGATTCCGGTGGTCCGGTGGATCCTGCGGCCGGTGCACCGGCTCGACGACGCGACCGGCGCGCTCGTGGCGTCCGTGGTCAGCGGGCGGGAGGCCGAGCCGGTGGGGGAGAGCGGCGGGCCGCCGGAGCTGCGGCAGCTCGGCCGGTCCTTCGACCGGATGGCCGAAAGCGTGTCCGGCGCGCTGGCCGCGCAGCGCGCGTTCGTCGCCGACGCCTCCCACCAGCTGCGCAACCCGCTGACGGCGCTGAAGATCCGGCTGGGCAACCTCGAAGGGCACGTCGACGACGAGCCGGCGGCCGCCGACCTGGAGGCCGCGCGGGTCGACGCCGGGCGGCTGCACCAGATCCTGGACGGCCTGCTTTCGATGGCCCGGGCCGAGGCGTCCGGTGGCGAGCTGGACCCGGTGGTGCTCGACGACGTCGTCGCCGAGCGGGTCGCCGACTGGTCGGTGGTCGGGCAGGCGCGGGACGTCCGGCTGGTCGTCGACACCGACGGCGGTGGCGCGCGCGTGTGCGTGCCGCCGCGCGGCGCCGAGACGATCCTGGACGCGCTGCTCGACAACGCGCTGAAGTTCACCGCGTCCGGGACCGAGATCCGGGTCGCCGTCGAGCGCGACGGCGACCGGGTGCGCCTGTCGGTCCGCGATCACGGGCCGGGCCTGCGGCCCGAGGAGCTCGAGCGCGCGCGGGACCGGTTCTGGCGCAGCCCCGCCCACCAGAACGTGCCCGGCTCGGGGCTGGGCCTGGCGATCGTCAGCGAGCTCGTCGCGCACTCCGGCGGCGAACTCGAGCTCGACCTCCCCGAAGGCGGCGGCCTCCGGATCACGATGACGTTCCCCGCGGTTTAGGTCTTTTCCGCCCGGTAGTAGCGGAGCGCCCCGGGGTGGAGGGGGAGTGGCTGGGTCTCGATGCCGGGGTGCACGTCGATCGACAGCGCCGCCGAGTTGGCCTGGGCGAGCTGGTGCCGGGCGTCGAACAGGCCGCGGACCAGCGCCTCCGCGACGTCGGCGTTCATCGACTGCCGCACCACCAGGAAGTTCGGGACCACCAGCGTGGTCACCGGCGCGCTCTGGTTGTAAGTGCTCGCGGGGATGGTCGCGGTGCCGTAGACCTCGCTGAGCGCCCGCATCTTCGGCATCTGGTCGGCGATGTCGACCAGCCGCAGCTCGTCCTGGTACTTCTGGATCCTCGGCGTCGGCAGCCCGCCGGACCAGAAGAACGCGTCGACCTCGCCGCGCAGCAACGCGGCGATGGATTCGTTGAGGCCGCGGCTGCTCCTGGTGACCGAGCCGGTCAGGCCGGCCGCGTCGAGCAGCTTGTCCGCGATGAACTCGACGCCGGAGGCCGGCGAGCCGATCGCGATGCGACGGCCGCGCAGCTGCCCCACCGACCGGATGTCGGACGTCCTGCGGACCACGACGTGCAGGTAGTCGTCGTGGATCCGCGCGAGCGCGGCCAGTTCGGGGTTGGCCTTGTACTTGTCCTCGGCCACGTCGGCGGCGACGAAGGCGACGTCGACCTGGCCGGCCAGCACCCGCTTGACGTTGTCGAGCGAGCCGTCGGTCTGCAGCACCTCCGGCCGGGCGATGTCCAGGTCGGCCTGCCAGGCGGTGGCGAGGGTCTGGGCGAGCCCGTCGTAGACGCCGCCGGGGTTGCCGGCGGCGATCCGCAGATGCAGGTTCCCGAAGCCGCCGGTACAGGCGGAGAGGACCAGCAGCAGGGCGGCCGCCATCGCGAGTCCGCGCGTCCGCCGGGTCCTGGTCATGGGCCGATCGTGCCAGACTTCGCGGCCGCCCGGGAATTCCGGGCCGGGAATGTGCGGAAACGACCGCGAAGATCGTATTTCCGGCGCCGTCGTTCTTTTCGTTCGGTTGTAACAGGCCGCGGCACGACGAGGACTTAAGACCATGAGCTCCTGCACGGCGTGCGAACGAGAACTCAGCCCCGAGGCGCGATTCTGCGGAACCTGCGGAACGCCGGTCGATCCGCTTTCCCCGGCGTCGCCCGGGCCCACCACCGCACCGCCGTCGCGGAATGTCATGACACCGTTGGCGGCCGGGGGCGCGGTGGTGGCGCTGATCACCGCGGGGGCCGTGGTTTTCGCGGTCTCGCGCTCGAAGGAGACGCCCACGGCGCAGCAGACGCCCGAGCCGATCGTCGTCACCACGCAGGAATGGGCGCCGCCGCCGACGACGATGACAGACCCGACCTGGACGACGCCGACGTCGGTCACCCCGAGTACGGCCGTCACCGAAGCCGACGTGCGAAGCCAGGTCGCGCACGACCACGCCGTCGCGGAAGGCCTGGTCGGCAGCTGGGTTCCGCAGCTGTCGTCGAAGAACGTCGGCCTGGTGGTCCACGGCGTGACCTACGACTACCCCGCCATCATGGAAGACTTCCGGCGGCTGCAGGCGAGCTATCCCGACGCCGTCATGGTCGACTCCGGCGACTACAACAACTTCTCCCGCAAGGATTTCTTCGTCACCCTGAAGGCGGAAACCTTCGGCAGCGCCGACCAGGCCAACGCCTGGTGCGACCAGCAGGGCTTCGCGCCGGAGGACTGCCACGCCGGCCGGCTCACCCACACGGGTGGCCCGGCCGGCAACTCCAAGCCGCGTTGACGCCGCAGTGGCGGGTCGTCAGCCGAAGAGCTTGGTGATGAGCTCGGTGATCTTCACCAGTGGCTCGCTGATGGCCCCGACGACGGTCGTGACGGTCTGCCAGCGGTTGGCCACGACCGTGCCGCGCGGGGTGTCCCGCTGAAGTTCTTCTTCGATCTTGCCGACTTCGGCACGGACCTCGTCGCGGTCGGCTTCGGGTGCGGCGGCGACGATGTCCGCCCGCGCCGCGGCGAGGGCGGCCAGGAGATCCGCCACCGGCAGCCCCGGTCCGGACTGGTGGTAGACGCGCGAATGCGAGCCTACGGCGCTGCCGCTGACGTGCGCGCCGCGCAGGTCGAACCGGTCACCCATTTCACTTCTCCTTCGTGGTCTTGGCGCGGCCGCCGGCGCTGCTGTGCGTGCCGACGGCCGAGTCGATGAGGGTGCTGCCCCGCAGGTCGTAGGAGTTGTGGACCGGATCGGCCAGCTTGGTGAACTCGACGACGGAGTAGCCGCGCTCCTGGAGGTAGGCGCCGACCGCGCGGAACAGCGTCGAGTCGAGGATCCGCACGTACCGTTCCACGTCGACGTCCTGGAAGTAGCTCTGCACCCGGTCGGCCTGGGCCAGTTCCCGCAGGCTCCGGTCGGCCCCGTACTTGGCGGGCACGATCTCGCCGGGCCGTTGCGGCAGGGCCTTGAACGGGCGGAACACCCTCGCGGCGCGCTGGAGGATCGTCGCCGGCAGCACGCACAGCTCGGCGAAGGTGCTGCGCAGCGGGCCGAGGACCGGGGCGCGGTGCTGGTCGATCGTCCGGTACCGCGGATCGATCGGCAGCAGGGCGAAGAACTGCCACTCGAGGAAGAGCATCCGCTGGTTCGTGCCGACGTGGAGGTAGCACGACGTGGTCAGGTCGCGGTCCCAGGATTCGATGCGGTAGCACCGGTAGTACCGCGCCCACTCGACCGAGGCGTCGGCGAGGTCGCGGGCCACCTCCGGGTCGAGCTGCGCGGCCGGCCGGTCGTACCAGCCGGGCAACACGCCGGGCACCGCCTCCGGATCGGCCACGAGCCGATCCGCCGGGATGAGGACCTGTTCGCGCAGCGTCAGGTCTTCGAGGCGCCGGCCGGGACCCAGCGACGACGTCCCGCGCAGCCGCAGCATCGCCTCGCTCACCTGGGCCTGCAGCTCCAGGACGCTGATGGTGGTCGGTGCGTCGTCGTCGGCCGGCTCCAGCGGCAGCGTGATCACCTGCTGGTGCAACGGGATTCCGGCCCCGACGAACGGGGAGAACCCGCGGTGCACGACGACGTCGACCTTGCCGGGGTGCTGGGCCCATTCCTGCTCCACGCGCGCGATGTCGCCCAGCGGCCCGGCGAACTGGTCCTGCCCGAGCCCGCGCAGCCGCCGCTCCCGTTCGTCGCCGCTCATCACCCGGTTCGGGACGAAGGTGTTCGCGCGGAACCGGTCGAAGACCAGGAAGTGCACGGCGAACTCGTCGAAGGCCAGCACACCGGCGATCAGCAGCACGGCGACGACCGGGAGGACGATCGTGGCCACGCCCACCCCGGCGCCCACGGCCGAAGCCGTGGTCGAGCCGAAATCCGAGCCGGCCTCGGAGCCCAGCATCGCCGCCAGCCCGAGGCCGAACACGCCGAGCACCGCCAGCGGTACGAGGACGAAGAGGAGGAGCACGGCGACGAGCACGCCGCCCCGCTTGCCCAGCTCCCGCCGGCCGATGGCGACGGTCAGCCCCACGGCGACCACCAGCCACGAGAAGAACACCACCGGGTTCAGGACCAGCAGCACCAGTTGCAGCACCAGCAGCACTCCGTCGCGGATCCGCCGCCGCGTACGGGCCGCCACGGCTTCGCGCAGAACGGCGGTGGAGTCCACACCGGGCGTCTGCGGAACGGCGCGATAAGGCTCGACGAGGAATTCCTTGATCGCCAGATCGGCGAATTTCTCGCTGAGCTGCGCCGCCGCGCAGAGGTAGCGCGTGGTGATGTCCCGGATCGACAGGGAAGCGCCACAACGCTGGCAGTATTTGTCACCGGCCTGATTGACGGACCGGCAGCGCCGGCAATGCCGGCTTCGTTCGGCCTCGACACCGACAGCCATGGAATTCCTTTCCGGTCCGACCCCACCCGGGAGTCGTCCGGCCGGCAGTGCCGCGTTACAGAATCGGCGCGACGCCGTTCACGGCCGCGCCGTCAGGCGCAGGACCGGTTCTCCGCTCGCGTCGCCGGCGGGATCGCCGACCAGGACGGAAAATCCCGGCGCCTCGACGAGCAGGCCGTCGGGCGTGGCACGGACCTCGACGGCGAAGGCGACGTCGGGGTAGGGGCCGTACCGGACGGCGAACACCGCGAACCCCGGTGGGGAGCCGGGCAGCGGCTCGGCGAGGAGGTGGTTCGTGTCGATCACGCGGTGCCAGCCCGTGTCCGGGTTGCCGTAGCCGCGCGGGTCGTCGGCCAGGGAGAAGGCCAGCTGCTCCTGGGTCAGCCCGATCGTCTCGGGACTGTTGAAGGCGGTCCGGCCCGCTGGGGGGTTGACGACGCTCAGCCCCGCCGCCGACGTGATCGCCAGGCGGCCCGCGAGGAGCGTGCCGCGTGTGCGCAGCACGGCGTCCGGCGTGCTCAGGTCGAACGACGCTCCGCCGGGTTCGGCCACGGTGACGATCTTGCGCTGGCCTGCCGCCGTCTCCTCGGCGTAGGGCAGCCCGGCGAGGAAGAAGCATTCGGCGTCCGCCGACGGGACGACGCCGAAGAGCATCATCCGGCGGCCGTCGGACACGAACAGCTGCTGGACGCTCAGCATCACCTGGTCCCGGGTGACCACCGCCTTGGTCACCAGCCGGGCCACGAGGCCGCCGTCTCGCGCGTCGCGGACGCGGACCGGGCCGAGCGGCCGGGTGAGCAGTGTCCGGTGGCCGTCGGCGTAGCGCAGGAGCGGCCCGATGCCGTGCTGGCCGGCCACCACGGACTCGAGCACCACGGCCCGCCCGGCGTCGATCAGGTACGGCGTGTGGCTGCCCGTCAGCGACACGGACGCGGCCTCGTGGCGTAGCGAGTACTCCGTCGCTACCGGCGACGGCGAGGCTCGGTGCCACTTGCTTTCGTCCTGGTACAACCAGACAGTCGTGAACGCGAAATGCCCGCTCGGTGCCCCGGTTTTCGCCACCGGGTAGTAGGCGACGCGGCGGTCGGCGAGGTAGCGGCCCAGGTCGCTCCCCACGTGCGAGCTGAAGTACCGGAGGCCCAACGTGCCTTCGGCGCCGCAGTGCTGCTCGCTGTAGCGCGGGCCGCCGTAGTCGAAGCCCCGTGCGGAGAGCCGGCAGTCGAGGTGCCGGGCGATCTCCGCGCCGTCGTCGAGGAACAGCCGGTCGCCGGTGACCCGGTGGGCCTGCGCCAGGAAGGACAGCGAGATCGGCAGGTAGTTCTGGTCGTGGCCGGCGCCGTGCTCCGCCGGCAGCGCGAAGCCGCGGTCGGTCAGCCGCGCCGGCCGGATCACTTCGGTGTAGAGCCGCATGGCCGCCGTGGTGACGCGGTTGCCCTCGCGGGCGCGGGAAACGGTGCCGAGGTGGCGGCCGAGCATCAGGCCCGCGACGACCGCGCCGATCGCCTGGTTCGCCGTCTGCTGGGGGTTGACCATGCTCGCCTCGGTCAGCCATCGCCAGTAGCCCAGCGCCAGCTCGGTCACCTCGGCGTACTGGGCGTCCGTGAGCAGGCCCTCACCGAGCTCCAGGACGTTGACGGCGTGCAGCATCGCCCACACCGTGCTCGGCCAGTCGCCGAACGGGTGTTCGCCGTCCCCGGGCATGTACCGCGCATACGGCAGGCCGCTGTCGCGGACGCGGAGGAACGGCTCACCGGGGTTGTCGTGCCGGTACACCCGGTTCGCCAGAAAAAAATCGAGCGCGCGCCGCACCGCGCCGGGGAACGCCGGATCGTCCGGCGATCGGCGCCGCCAGGCCAGGCAGAGCAGGGAGATCACCCCGAGGGCCATGTCCCCGATGTCGTCGTTGGCCGCGGGGTCCTCGAAGTTGCCGTCGGGCTGCTGGGCGGCGAGCGCGGCGGTGACCGCGTCCGCGAGGACCGCGTCGAGGTGCTCCGGATCGTGGGGAAGGTCGTGCGCGCTCGCGTGCTGGCTCGGCAGCAGGATCGGGTTCATCCGCTTCGCAACCTCCCTGCCGCCCTGGGCGCCGGACCGGTCGATGTGGTCAGGAAGCGCTTTCCCGGAAAACTTGCCCATTGCAGACCGGAAAAGCGATGATGCGGCTGGGACCCGCACTTGGTTAGGTAGTAAACAAACGAACGTCCGCGTTGTCAACGGACCGGCTCCCGGACGTGCGGGAGGCAGCCGGCATTCGACAGTTTCACCGGGGGAAAGTGGGTGCAGATGGCGAAAACGGGCATCGGTGACCGCGCGGGCGAGGTCTTCGCCGCGCTGGCGGCCGCCGGCCAGGCCACCCGGCCACAGCTCGCGGTGGCCTGCAGGCTGTCGAAACCGACCGTGTCCCTGGTGATGGCCGAACTGGAGGCCGCCGGGCTCGCCGAACGCAGCGGCAGCTCGTCGGGGGCCACCGGGCGGACGGCGGCGGTCTACCGGCTGGGCCCCCGGGCCGGGTACGTGCTGGCGGTGGACCGGGGATCGACGCAGGTGGCGCTGCGCGCGACCGGGCTCGACGGGGAGCTCCTCGACGAGGACCACACCACGCGGCCCGCCTCCGCGGCCGCGATGGTCCAGGCGGTGCTCGGGCGCCGAGCCGGCCGGGGTCCGCTTCGCGCCGTGGTCGTGGCGGTGTCCGAAGTGGTTTCCCCGCCCGGACGGGGTGATCCGGCGACCATGGCGCGGGTCCGGGACGCCGTCGCCTCGCTCGGGCTGCCCGCGGACGCGGCCGTCCGCACCGAGAACAACGTCAACTGCGCGGCGATCGCCGAACTGGCCGAAGGCGCGGGCACGGACCACGACAGCTTCGTGTACCTGCAGGTCGGCGTGGCGATCGGGGCCGGGGTGGTGATCGGGCGACGGCTCGTCCGCGGGGCCAGCGGCGCGGCGGGGGAAGTCGCGCGCCTGGCGTACCCGTGGGCGGACGACCGGTCGCCCGCCCCGGAGGCCCTCGAAGCGCGGCTCGGTTCGCGGGCGCTGCTGCGCCGGGCCCGCGGCCGCTGGCAAGGGCGGCCGGATCCGGCGCCGCGGACGGCCGCCGCGCTGTTCGCACTGGCCGAGAAGGGGGACCCGGTCGCGCTCGAGATCGTCGGCGAACACGCCGAAGCCGTGGGGAACCTCGCCGCGTCGCTCTGCGCGGTCGTCGACCCCGGCTTGGTGGTGCTCGGCGGCGGCGTGGGCCGCAACCGGCTGCTCCTGCCCGGTGTCGTCGCCACCGTCGACCGGCTGAGCTGG
This window of the Amycolatopsis balhimycina FH 1894 genome carries:
- a CDS encoding SDR family NAD(P)-dependent oxidoreductase, which translates into the protein MGVALVTGSSRGLGRVIARRLARDGFAVAVNGLHDDPDLKTAAEGILAEGGRAAAFAADVTDRRQVGELIDAVTTLLGPIGVLVVNATGPQPDAPVSQVDWPDHLAQLDFFVRSPVLLGHAVLPGMRARGYGRIVHVDSEVADRPPPGRSAYATAKSAQIGLARAWARELAPDGITVNTVAPGFVPVERHADVPAAEREEYRASVPAGRLGTPEDVAAAVSFFASEEAGFITGQRLLVDGGRSLG
- a CDS encoding response regulator transcription factor, with protein sequence MRVLLVEDDDRVAGALIPALTRRGLAIARLATGAGVLDRVHEVDVVLLDLGLPDIDGVTLCRQIRAVSDVAIIVVSARGEVDDRIQGLRAGADDYLVKPYDVEELMARVEAVRRRRGEHPAAEPVVIRVGDVSVDLSRHEVLVDGRTVALSRKEFQVLALVAGARGAVCSREHVLTEVWGHRGPAESRSLDVHVATLRTKLGRPALIETVRGVGYRLGGQVARS
- a CDS encoding amino acid ABC transporter ATP-binding protein, with product MIKASAVNKYFGDLHVLREITLEVPRGQVVVVLGPSGSGKSTLCRAINRLEPINSGEIAVDGVPLPAEGKALASLRADVGMVFQSFNLFAHKTIVENVMLAPMKVRKLGQAEARKTAMELLERVGIANQADKYPAQLSGGQQQRVAIARALAMRPKVMLFDEPTSALDPEMVQEVLDVMTGLAKDGMTMLVVTHEMGFARRAADRVIFMADGEIVEDTTPEAFFTAPKSERAKDFLGKILTH
- a CDS encoding glutamate ABC transporter substrate-binding protein codes for the protein MRLSRVLQTGAIVMAAGLALTACGGGSGSNGASGDKNLVQRAKDNKKLTIGIKFDQPGLGLKKPDGTYAGFDVDVAKYIAKQLGVDESGITWKEAQSAQREDLIKKGEVDFIVATYSITDKRKNEVSFGGPYFVAHQDLLVRSDNTDITGPESLTGNKKLCSVKGSTPAQNVKTKYAKEVQLQEVGKYTDCVTSLLNGTVDAMTTDDVILAGYAAQQPGKLKLVGKGFTDEKYGVGLKKDDADSKAAINKAIEAMEQDGSWEKALQTNVGPSGYKIPAAPAIAP
- a CDS encoding amino acid ABC transporter permease, whose protein sequence is MSTQSVLYDAPGPKARARNWIYTVLFVLVLLLVAYFVYRGFDEKGQWAGALWKPFVEGSTWTQFLLPGLLNTLKAAALSIVIALPIGALLGIGRMSEHKWVRIPAAAVVEFFRAIPVLLLMVFAASFYAYYTGLEADTRPLFAAVTGLVLYNGSVMAEVFRAGILALPKGQTEASSALGLRKTQTMTNVLLPQAVTLMLPALVSQLVVILKDTALAGQLTIGYDELIRGSGPITGNFNNTIPTLIVIAIIFIVFNLLLTRLASYLERKLSRRKKAPRGAKPLDAAPSSIVAETDLASGRGV
- a CDS encoding amino acid ABC transporter permease, with product MFDFLSNPDYHLVDAFWMTIKLTFFSAIGALIWGTILVAMRVSPVPIMRGFATVYVNIFRNTPLTVIIVFTSLGLSSTLGINLASANSSTSLADNAFRLAILGFVVYTATFVCESLRSGINTVPVGQAEAARALGLNFVQVLRLIVLPQAFRSVIAPLANVLIALLKNTTVAAVISVAEAAALMSTMVENESDSLFLVFLVFAAVFVALVLPLGLILGWVAKKVEVKR